Below is a genomic region from Anguilla anguilla isolate fAngAng1 chromosome 18, fAngAng1.pri, whole genome shotgun sequence.
CCTGGGCAACTAGTACCGTTAACACAGTGTGATAAAGGTTGATGAACATCACCAgtgtaactgaaattaaatggccAATATTAAagtgatttattattaaatatgagCAGCGGGTGGCACAGTTGTGGTGCAGGGATGCTCACCAGGACTAAATGTGAGTCCTGGCTTCCATTTTACAGTATCCTTCCAGTATCCTACCAGTGTTCAACAGGTGTCGGTTAAAATTGtgaaagtaatatttttaaaaatatttggtttctgaaaatacataagGAAAAGCCATAAAAGCTAGCACTCTCATCACTGCGTCCTGTACAAAAAAGCAGCACACAGGCCTGCCTGTGTGGTTGTACTTTATTCCCAATATGACAGaatatgtctgttatgtttacCTTCCAGAACTTTACCTGCAATATGTGATGAAAAGCTTTCTCAGCTTTCTCAAACTCTGAAGTAAAAAtccttctttctgtttttttttctttttttgctgtctgAATTTTACTGACTGATTCTTCTTGGTGAAAGGAAGATCTAAAATAGACAGGCAGTCAGAAACAGACaggcacgcaggcaggcaggcaagagacagacagacagacagacagacattttaacatttaaaatctctctcagtctccatggaaacacagcagcagctgcgTTTCAGCGCCTGGCTCCTTTTTCTAGTTTCTTCTCCTCTGAaaaagatgagagagagactccTTTCATCGCAGCCTCTCtgggtgtctctgtgctgggggggtgATCTTTAATTGTGATTAAAGtgtaaaagtttaaaatgacagcactttgaACAACTGTCTGCATCCGGTGCGGGTTCAAAATCACTCCTATGCCCCTGCATTACTGGCTGATCCACATCAGAACGCCACGTCTAATCCAGGGTGCGCGGAGCCTCCCTGGCATGTTTATCCAGTGCTGTGGCTGTTATGTGATACCCGCCAGCCcctgtgaaccccccccccccccccttgttgtGGGGGTACCCAGACTAGTTGCTGGCTACGGCTGGTCCAACAGCTGCCACATTTGCGGTTCACTTAATTTCAGTGATGCTGAGACAGAAGacccccagtgcagtgatgctgAGACAGAAGACCCCCAGTGCAGTGATACTGATGCAGGGGTCCCCCAGTGCAGCGATACTGATGCAGGGGTCCCCCAGTGCAGCGATACTGATGCAGGGGTCCCACAGTGCAGTGATACTAATGCAGGGGTCCCACAGTGCAGTGATACTGATGCAGGGGTCCTCCAGTGCAGTGATACTGATGCAGGGGTCCTCCAGTGCAGTGATACTGATGCAGGGGCCCCCCAGTGCAGTGATACTAATGCTGGGGTCCCCCAGTTCTTACAGGGCTGTGCTTTATGTTCCTCTCCCGGCTGTAGGCACCATGCTGGCTGGCCTGGCTTTGCTCTGCTGTCCCCAGAACAccaggaagaggcggggccaaGAGGCAGACCCACTGGTGCTGGCCTGCATCAACCTATGGGTGGGCCTGTCTCAACTCTTCACTGTCACcttccttctgattggctggctgtggAGCCTCGTCTGGGGAGTCATCTTGCTGCAGCAGTCTTGTAGGTTTGCTTTATATCTGTGAGTTTATAGCCCTTAGGTGAATTCAATGAGTTTATAGCCCTTAGGTGAATTCAATGAGTTTATAGCCCTTAGGTGAATCAATACCTGGGCCATGTAATGCTAGCGCCATTCCACTGAAAGTGTTTGTCTGAAATTCCATAACTCTCTCAGAGTCCTTTCTGTCAGCCTGTTGGCAGAGTTTTAGGAGGagagtgaacccccccccccccccccccccacctcatttACTGTTCCACACTAACCTTGGCATCATACAGGAATTCCTCAGCCAAATCccttaaaatgtcacatttggGTGTACACAAAGAGCACTTAAACTGAATTACTGTGCCGAGGCTCGGAGAATGCCCTTTTGCCCTCTTTTCATTCCAGTGATGTCCATGTTCGCTCGCtctgtggaaaaataaatgaattccaTTTATGTGGTTTTTTTAACTGCATACTAAAGCACAGTTTTAGCTTTGTACAGCCTttagaaaaagacagaaaaagtgGAACTGAAGCTGAAGTAGGCAGAAGGCCAGGAGGTCAGAAGTCCATTTAATCTGTAATATTGCGCTTGAAAGTGAGATAATCATCATGTAGCGGCAGGAGAATTCCCAGCATGGGGGGTAGGGGTGTATCGATCCCTTTAAATCACATATCACTCACTAACAAATTTTGTCACACACCAGAGGAAAGGGGTTTGGACTCTTCATTTAAATGACCAGTGAAGGCAAGTTGAGGAAGAAAAATTAGCATAGTTCCAAAaggtgtttctgtttaaattctCCCTTTtcacaaaccacaaaaaaagtattaaaatgcaCGGTTCCTGATTACTCCCAAACAGAGatgcatatataaaatattagaTGGAAATTTCAgattctaaataaaaattaattcaactactgtgaaacacaaacagtgccatccaaaattattcaaatgataaaggtgagaaagaaagaatgggtag
It encodes:
- the LOC118217766 gene encoding protein SPEC3-like, translating into MMPEGQGTGDAPRRHSPVGIHRKWVGILGAIPNLSKHLAITCLLLNIFLPGTGTMLAGLALLCCPQNTRKRRGQEADPLVLACINLWVGLSQLFTVTFLLIGWLWSLVWGVILLQQSYHSSKVQVVIIS